TCCCCCCGGAGTCCTTGAGGTGAGGGAGCGCCGCCCGCGACGTGAAGAAGGTCCCGCCGACGTTCACGTCCATCATGTGGCGGTACTTCTCCGTCGACAGCTCCTCGACCTCACCCTCGCGACCCAGGCCGGCGTTGTTGACGACCACGTCGAGGCCGCCGAACGCGTCGACGGTCGCCTCGACCATCGCCTCCACCTGCGCCTCGTCGGTGACGTCTGTCGGGGCGACGAGCGCCTCGACGCCCTGCTCGGACTCCAGTTCGTCGGCGAGCGACTCCAGTCGGTCCTCGCGCCGCGCCGCGAGAGCGACGTTCGCCCCGCGTTCGGCGAACTTACGGGCGGTCGCCGCGCCGATCCCCGAGGTCGCGCCGGTGACGAGCGTCGCTGCCTCCGCTAGCGGGTCGTCTGTTACCATACCTTGCCATCACGCTTCAGCGATAAAAGGGGGCTGATGTGTGCGGACGGGTCCGGTGCGGATCGACGCTCGCCGCTACTTCTGCACCGGTCGGGCTATCCCCCATACCCCCGATCGTTCCGGTCGGCCCCCCGCCCCGTCCCGTTCTCAGGCCGCCGAGGCGGTGATCGCCGCCCTCGAGACCCCGACCGCGGGCGTCGCCCAAGCCGGCGACGCGTTCGCGTCTCCGGTGGTCGCCTCCCCGGTCACCGCGTCTCCAACGGCGCCGTCTTCGGGAGTCGCGTCCGCGCGGAGTCGCTCGCCGAGTCGGCGGAGGGCGGCGACGTCGCCCGAGAGGGCCTGGCTGTCGGCCCGCTCTGCAAGCGCCGTCGCCACTGACTGCTCGGCCTCGCGTAACTCTGCGGCGAGGCGGTTCGCCCGCTCGACCTGTTCCGGCGTTGCCAACCCCTCGCGGACGGCTGCCAGCAGGTCGCGGGCGTCACTCGACACCGCGATCGCCTGCCTGCCGTGGCCGGCGATTTCGGCGCTGCTGTTCCCCTCCCACCGGATTTCGGTAGCCTCCTCGTCGACGACGCCGACGAGGAACGACGCCTTCCGGAGCTGGGTGTCGGTCGGCGACACCCCGGGGTTGACGTCGCCGCTCGCGTCGATCGTCATCAGCGCCGTGCGCTCGGCGGGGTTGTACGCGTCCGAGGGGTAGGCCCCGCCGGCGAGGGCGCCGACGCCCACAAGGAGAATCGCGAACACGATCACCCCGAGGAACACCCGCGGGGCGCCCCGGACGGGCTCGACCCCCTCGAAGGGGTTGTCCCGGGTCCGGTCGAACGACAGTGAACAGGCGCTCGCGACCGCGTCGGCCACCGTTCCGGTCTTCTTCGAGGCGCCGGTGACGACCATCTGTCCGCCGTCGGTCACCCGGACGAAACAGTTGTGGAACCCGCTGTAGGTGACGGTGAGTCCCGGTCCCTCGTCGAACGCGTCGCGTTCGATACGGTCGTACGTGCCGTCGCCCTCGAGGGACGCGTACACCGATTCGAGGGCCTCGAAGGCGTCGTCCACCGACGAGCCCGAGACGTAGACGGCGCCTTGCTCCTCGCTGAACCCGGCGTCCTCGTCGGCGTAGCGTCGGTAGTACGACAGGGCGGTCGCCTTCGAGTGTGCGAGCCCGGCAGGGAGGCCGGCGGCGACGACGGCCAGCGCGAACCCCCCGACGAACCGGAGCGGCGACCCGCCGTAGCTGATGGTCGCCCAGAGGGCAGTCAGCCCGACCAGTAGTCCGCCACCGTACGAGAGGGTTCTGAGCTTGTTCACGCCCATCACGGCTCAGCCCAGGAACGTCCGCTTCAGTCGTCCCACGATGCCGGAGCTGCGCGCCTCGCTCTCGGCCTCGCAGACGGGGTCGAGCTTTCGCTCCAGGTCCTCTCGGTCCTCGAATCGCTCTACGTCGACCGCCACCAGCAGCTCCGAGAGCATCATCGTGTTCCCCTTCTCGTCGATCTGTACGCTCTCGAGCGCGTAGTTGCGCTCCAAGCGCCCAGCCGACACCGGGTACGACCAGCCGGCGTCGGCGACGAGTTGGTGGACCGCGTCGGGGCCGTGTGCCATACGTTGGCAACGACGGCGCTCGAACATAAAGACATCGTCGTCGTCCCGTGGTCCTGCGGTCTTCCTGCGTTGGCCCGACCTCCGGCGGTGCTCCGCCGCCGTTCCGGGTCGCTCTGGTCAGGCCACCCGGTTTCGGAGCACGCCGTCGTCCGCCTCCAGCCGTTCCCAGTTGGTCGCGAGGATCTCGGCGCAGCGCTCGTAGTACGCCGGCGTGTGTCCGGAGCTGTGCGGGGTGACGAACGCGTTGTCGAGGTCCCACAGCGGGTGGTCGCCGGGCAGCGGCTCGGGGTCGGTGACATCGAGCGCGGCGCCGCCGATCGCGTTCCCCTGCAGCGCCGAGACGAGCGCGCCGGTGTCGACGACGGGGCCGCGGGCGACGTTCACCAGGACGGCGTGTGGCTCCAGCGTGTCGAGTTCGACCGCGCCGATCAACCCCCGCGTCGCGTCGGTCAGCGGGCAGGCGAGGGCGACGTAGTCGCTGCGCGAGAGAGCGTCCCCGAACGCCTCGTCGTCGCGGAAGCCCACTACCTCGTCGGTCGGTCCGCCCTTCCCCGGCGAGTAGCGCGCGCCGATCGTCGTCACGCCGAACCCGTCCAGCCGCTCGACGATCGCTTCGCCGATGGCGCCGAGGCCGACGACGGTGACGGTGCTCCCGTGCAGCTCGCTTGCCTGCCCCTGTCGCCACTCGTTGCGCTCCTCCTGGCGCCAGAACTGGCGGAACTCCCGCGCGAACGAGAGCATGCTTCCGATCACGTGCTCGGCGATGTTGGGCCCGTGAACACCGGAGGCGTTGGTCACGGCCACCCCCCGGTCGGCGAGCGCCTCCAGCGGCAGGTCGTCGACGCCCGCGGACATGCAGGCAAACAGCTCCAGGTTCGACGCCCCGTCGAGCATCTTGCGGTCGATGCTCCCGCCGGTGACGACGCGGGCGGTTTCGACGCCCTCGCGCTCGGCCGCCGCGGTCCGGGCGCGCCCGACGCGCACGCTGTCCGGCAACCGCTCCCGGAGTGCGTCGACGTACTCCGCCGTCGAGATGCCGTGGGCGCCTTTCCTGAGCACGAGCACGTCCGCCTGGCCGCTCCCGTCAGTCGACATGCACCGCTCTACCGGTCCCCGGCGAATATAGTTGTCTCCGGACGTGGACCCAGCCGGGAGGTCGACGCGTCCGTCGCCACGAACGCCGCGTCGGACCGGACCCACGTCGGACGTT
This window of the Halococcus salifodinae DSM 8989 genome carries:
- a CDS encoding SDR family oxidoreductase, with amino-acid sequence MVTDDPLAEAATLVTGATSGIGAATARKFAERGANVALAARREDRLESLADELESEQGVEALVAPTDVTDEAQVEAMVEATVDAFGGLDVVVNNAGLGREGEVEELSTEKYRHMMDVNVGGTFFTSRAALPHLKDSGGNLVFVGSFAGQYPRPDAPVYAATKWWTRGFALSLEGAVGDDGVAVSVINPTEVRTEFGSEDGDPLKSEFEAGEVTEPPEVAEAIAFAASRESPNVASEIDLYRRDKFAHF
- a CDS encoding D-2-hydroxyacid dehydrogenase codes for the protein MSTDGSGQADVLVLRKGAHGISTAEYVDALRERLPDSVRVGRARTAAAEREGVETARVVTGGSIDRKMLDGASNLELFACMSAGVDDLPLEALADRGVAVTNASGVHGPNIAEHVIGSMLSFAREFRQFWRQEERNEWRQGQASELHGSTVTVVGLGAIGEAIVERLDGFGVTTIGARYSPGKGGPTDEVVGFRDDEAFGDALSRSDYVALACPLTDATRGLIGAVELDTLEPHAVLVNVARGPVVDTGALVSALQGNAIGGAALDVTDPEPLPGDHPLWDLDNAFVTPHSSGHTPAYYERCAEILATNWERLEADDGVLRNRVA